In Salinarimonas sp., a genomic segment contains:
- a CDS encoding transglycosylase domain-containing protein — MSDAFTALAALVALGAPVVAGPVGVVSAEPVLALHGTEEAGASRSVPVVYRDGEPAGRLGVDRATMRRAEMPDDFVQALVAVEDASFQRHMGIDPAGLGRAVVGALSGRTDTGGGSTITQQLAKNALVGDRATLDRKVAEAISAVMTESVADKDQILESYANAVYFGRRSDGGATAAQNWFGRDWAALDLGENAFLAGVLRAPSGLDPARSVERAMRRRDHVLDRMAEVGFITAEERDRAKARPIPTIAPPPPPRPGSAPPDPDYWAISEARRFLGNGPYLSQPENEPFRVTLDADAQAMAQRALDSVLEPMNRRLPDAPLGRLAETAIDRAAANPEALWLAADQIAARMPEGVARVVVGRDGLVVEPNGAVVPPEPAADGTRPEAPRVPSGARLGDMYALFPDGTVRGRPRVQGALVAIDLDTGETVASVGGTESWASGFDRTRAQRQPGSSFKPFVWLAALDNGVGPQDWVLNGPIAVTYGDEVWTPQNYDGGGGSYVPVFTALERSYNQVAARLAMHVGMEEVRRVAVSSSLYPPDERGLLFPSASIGAVETSPYRMALAMQALDPRRSDISSPQNLEDLESMMRGVVLRGTAAGAFANGPEGVVGKTGTSQDHRDTWFVGRTGDLAFAVWVGRDDDDPLPTVNGRRATGGSTAAPIAASFLKEMRAAALSTETVEAGLFAREEAPFWIETEQSQPQPEPEPRGFGNWWANRGSDRGRQPQGPAPEQWRPGWAQ, encoded by the coding sequence ATGTCGGACGCCTTCACCGCACTCGCCGCGCTCGTCGCGCTCGGAGCGCCGGTCGTGGCGGGACCGGTCGGCGTCGTCAGCGCCGAGCCGGTTCTCGCCCTGCACGGCACGGAGGAGGCCGGCGCCTCGCGCTCCGTGCCCGTCGTCTACCGCGACGGCGAGCCCGCCGGGCGCCTCGGCGTGGATCGCGCCACGATGCGCCGCGCCGAGATGCCGGACGATTTCGTGCAGGCGCTCGTCGCGGTGGAGGACGCCAGCTTCCAGCGCCATATGGGCATCGATCCCGCCGGCCTCGGCCGCGCCGTCGTCGGCGCGCTCAGCGGGCGCACCGATACCGGCGGCGGCTCCACCATCACCCAGCAGCTCGCCAAGAACGCGCTCGTCGGCGATCGCGCGACGCTCGACCGCAAGGTGGCCGAGGCGATCTCGGCCGTCATGACCGAGAGCGTCGCCGACAAGGACCAGATCCTCGAGAGCTACGCCAACGCCGTCTATTTCGGCCGGCGCTCGGACGGCGGCGCCACCGCGGCCCAGAACTGGTTCGGCCGCGACTGGGCCGCGCTGGATCTCGGCGAGAACGCCTTCCTCGCCGGCGTGCTGCGCGCGCCGTCGGGTCTCGACCCGGCCCGCAGCGTCGAGCGCGCCATGCGCCGCCGCGACCACGTGCTCGACCGCATGGCCGAGGTCGGGTTCATCACCGCCGAGGAGCGCGATCGGGCCAAGGCCCGGCCGATCCCGACGATCGCGCCGCCGCCGCCACCGCGGCCCGGCTCGGCGCCGCCGGACCCGGACTATTGGGCGATCTCGGAGGCCCGCCGCTTCCTCGGCAACGGCCCCTACCTGAGCCAGCCGGAGAACGAGCCCTTCCGCGTGACGCTCGACGCCGACGCGCAGGCGATGGCTCAGCGTGCGCTCGACTCCGTCCTGGAGCCGATGAACCGCCGCCTGCCGGACGCGCCGCTGGGCCGCCTCGCCGAGACCGCGATCGACCGCGCCGCCGCGAACCCGGAGGCGCTGTGGCTCGCCGCCGACCAGATCGCCGCCCGCATGCCGGAGGGCGTCGCCCGCGTCGTCGTCGGCCGCGACGGCCTCGTCGTCGAGCCGAACGGGGCGGTCGTTCCGCCGGAGCCGGCCGCGGACGGGACCCGTCCGGAGGCGCCGCGCGTGCCGTCCGGCGCACGTCTCGGGGACATGTACGCCCTCTTCCCGGACGGCACGGTCCGCGGGCGCCCCCGCGTGCAGGGCGCGCTCGTCGCCATCGACCTCGACACCGGCGAGACCGTCGCCTCCGTCGGCGGCACCGAAAGCTGGGCGAGCGGCTTCGATCGCACCCGCGCCCAGCGCCAGCCGGGCTCGTCCTTCAAGCCCTTCGTCTGGCTGGCCGCCCTCGACAACGGCGTGGGCCCGCAGGACTGGGTGCTGAACGGGCCGATCGCCGTCACCTACGGCGACGAGGTCTGGACGCCGCAGAACTACGATGGCGGCGGCGGCTCCTACGTGCCGGTCTTCACCGCGCTGGAGCGCAGCTACAACCAGGTCGCCGCGCGGCTCGCCATGCATGTCGGCATGGAGGAGGTGCGCCGCGTCGCGGTCTCCTCCAGCCTCTACCCGCCCGACGAGCGGGGCCTGCTCTTCCCGTCCGCTTCCATCGGCGCGGTCGAGACCTCGCCCTACCGCATGGCGCTCGCCATGCAGGCGCTCGACCCGCGCCGGAGCGACATCTCGAGCCCGCAGAACCTCGAGGATCTCGAGAGCATGATGCGCGGCGTCGTGCTCCGGGGAACGGCGGCCGGCGCCTTCGCGAACGGTCCGGAGGGCGTCGTCGGCAAGACCGGCACCTCCCAGGACCATCGCGACACCTGGTTCGTCGGCCGCACCGGCGATCTCGCCTTCGCGGTCTGGGTCGGTCGCGACGACGACGACCCGTTGCCGACCGTGAACGGACGGCGCGCCACCGGCGGCTCCACCGCGGCGCCGATCGCCGCGTCCTTCCTGAAGGAAATGCGCGCGGCGGCCCTCAGCACCGAGACCGTCGAGGCCGGGCTCTTCGCCCGCGAGGAGGCCCCGTTCTGGATCGAGACCGAGCAGTCACAGCCGCAGCCGGAGCCGGAACCGCGCGGCTTCGGCAATTGGTGGGCGAACCGCGGCTCCGACCGGGGTCGGCAGCCGCAGGGGCCGGCGCCGGAGCAATGGCGGCCGGGATGGGCGCAGTGA